Proteins from a single region of Candidatus Puniceispirillum marinum IMCC1322:
- a CDS encoding aminotransferase class I/II-fold pyridoxal phosphate-dependent enzyme, whose amino-acid sequence MKLNPDYSVFDGNMFVQLRALLADVALPENKPMLDLSIGEPQLPVSSILTDGVQSYNNGWQFYPKANGTPRFRATIGDYIARRWPAAAGLVDVDRAIAPVTGTREPLFMLGNLVQGTKPDPVALVTNPFYHAWRAGGLASGSEIVFMNSDAGHNFLPDLDAISVEIYTRTTIMYLCSPTNPHGYVMDIDYLKKALGLARRYDFLLVLDECYADIWRGSPPTGLLEAAAALVPDSGDDDPLHNMVILNSLSKRSGAAGIRAGFMAGDSSVIELYLKLIGNGGSLVPTPLLEVASDLYADEAHVAKIRAHYDHSFALAEQHLGITAPPGGFFLWLPVEDDIEFVKRLMAEQAVKAIPGSYMGVETAAGNPGRGYVRLALVHEHAVIDQALARIATLYQAK is encoded by the coding sequence ATGAAGTTAAACCCCGACTATTCGGTTTTTGATGGCAATATGTTTGTGCAGCTTCGGGCTTTGCTGGCCGATGTAGCCTTGCCAGAAAATAAACCCATGCTTGATCTGTCGATTGGCGAGCCGCAATTACCGGTGTCATCAATACTGACCGATGGGGTTCAGTCATATAATAACGGCTGGCAATTTTATCCAAAAGCCAATGGCACCCCCCGTTTTCGTGCAACCATCGGTGATTATATCGCGCGGCGCTGGCCGGCGGCAGCCGGACTGGTTGATGTCGATAGGGCGATCGCGCCCGTCACCGGCACACGCGAACCGCTTTTCATGTTGGGCAATCTGGTGCAGGGTACAAAGCCTGATCCGGTGGCGCTGGTGACCAACCCGTTCTATCACGCCTGGCGTGCAGGCGGGCTGGCCAGTGGTAGCGAGATTGTCTTTATGAATAGTGATGCGGGGCATAATTTCCTGCCGGATCTGGATGCGATCAGCGTGGAAATATATACACGCACAACGATCATGTATCTGTGTAGCCCGACCAATCCGCATGGCTATGTGATGGATATTGACTATCTGAAAAAGGCGCTTGGTCTGGCGCGGCGCTATGATTTTCTGCTGGTGCTGGATGAATGTTATGCGGATATCTGGCGCGGTTCGCCCCCTACGGGTTTGCTGGAAGCAGCGGCAGCCTTGGTGCCGGATAGTGGCGACGATGATCCTTTACATAATATGGTGATATTGAATTCACTGTCGAAGCGGTCTGGTGCGGCGGGTATCCGCGCTGGTTTCATGGCTGGCGACAGCTCGGTGATAGAGCTGTATCTGAAGCTGATTGGTAATGGCGGGTCGCTGGTGCCGACACCATTGCTGGAAGTTGCCAGCGATCTATATGCAGATGAAGCGCATGTTGCCAAAATTAGGGCACATTATGACCATTCTTTTGCCCTAGCCGAACAGCATCTTGGCATCACCGCCCCACCTGGCGGTTTCTTTCTGTGGTTGCCGGTTGAGGATGATATAGAGTTTGTAAAACGACTAATGGCTGAACAAGCGGTAAAAGCCATTCCCGGATCATATATGGGCGTTGAAACAGCGGCAGGTAATCCAGGGCGTGGATATGTAAGGCTGGCTTTGGTGCATGAACATGCGGTGATCGATCAGGCATTGGCACGTATTGCCACTTTATATCAGGCGAAATAG